From Thermodesulfobacteriota bacterium:
GCAGCCCTCCTCCGGCCTCACGAGCCCGCCGCGGGGGCCTCCGCGGCAGCGGCGCTGTGACCAGCCGCCGCGGCCGCCATGGCGATCTCGTCGGCGGAGAGGATGAGGTCGATGTCGAGGATGATGATGAACTCCCCGTCCTGGCGGCCCATGCCCTTGATGAAGCGGGTATCGAGGCGGGTGCCCATCCGCGGCGGCGGCTGGATGGCGGCAGCCTCCAGGTCAATCACCTCCCGTACCGAGTCCACCAGGAGGCCCATGATGGTGGTCTCGTTGTCCACCGTCACTTCGGCGATGATGATGCAGGTATCCCGGGTGCGCTCGCTCCCCGGCATGCCGAACTTGCGCTTGAGGTCCACCACCGTGATCACCCCGCCCCGCAGGTTGATCACCCCCCGCAGGAACTCCGGCATGCGGGGGATCTTGGTGATGGGAGCAAAATCCAGGACCTCCCGGACCTTGAAGATCTCCAGGGCATAGATCTCGCTGTCCAGGACAAAGGTCAGGTACTGCCGGCTGTCGGCGGTATCGCTCATCCCTCTACCCTCCCGGTCATGGGCTCGAAGCCGTCCTCGTCCAGATCCAGCTCCACGCCGCGGCCGGGCAGGGCCTTCACCGGCCGATCCTCCTCGCCCCAGCCGCTGCCTCCCCGCTCGGCCTTGATCGCTGGAGCCGCCGGCCGGCGCCGGCTGCCCGCCACCCGGAAAAAGCCGATCTGGGTGCGCAGGGCCTGGGCCTGGGAGGCCATCTCCTCGGAGGACGAGGCCATTTCCTCGGAGGAGGCGGAGTTCTGCTGCACCACCTTGTCCACCTCCTCCAGGGCCTTGGCCACCGACTCCACCCCCCGGGCCTGTTCCTGGCTGGCCAGGGCGATCTCCTGCACCAGCTCGGCGGTCTTGCGGATACCTGGCACGATCTCGGCGATGAGGCCGGAGGTGCGCTCGGTCACCGCCAGGCTGTGCTTGGACAGGGCGATGATCTCCTGGGCCGATGCCTGGCTGCGCTCCGCCAGCTTTCTGACCTCCACAGCCACCACCGCAAAGCCCTTGCCATGCTCGCCGGCCCGCGCCGCCTCGATGGCGGCGTTCAAGGCCAGGAGGTTCGTCTGCCGGGCGATCTCCTCGATGATGAGGATCTTCTCGGACACGTCCCGCATGGCCTGGGCCATCTCCTTGACCGCCTCGCCCCCCTCTTCCGCATCCGCGGCCGCCTGGCGGGCGATGGCCTCGGTCTGGCGGGCGTTGTCGGCGTTCTGCGCCACCGAGGCGTTCATCTCCTCCATGGCCGAGGAGACCTCCTCGATGTTGGACGACTGCTCGGCCGCCCCCTGGGACAAGGACTGGGCCGCCGACGACACCTGCTCGCTGCCCGAGGCCAGGTGGCCGGCCGCCTGCTGGATGTTGCGAACGATGCTGGACAGATCCTCCACCATCCGGTTCAGGCTGCTGCCCATCTCGCCCACTTCATCGGCGGAGGTCACCGCCACGGTCTCCGTCAGGTCGCCACCGGCCACCTTCCTGATGTGGCCCACCATTGCCGTGACCGGCCGGGTGATGAGACGGGTGATGACCACCGCGAACAGAACCGCCACCGCCACCCCCAGGAGCGCCAGGCCGATGCTGATCCGGGTGGCCGTGCCCGCCACCTCATCGAAGTGACGGCTGGCCTCCTCGCTCTCGGCCAGGGTCGAGGCGACGATGGCCTGGATCGGCTCGTCGGCAGCGGCCAGGGCCTGATCGATCTGGCTGTCCAGGGCCCGGATCCGCTCCTGGTCATCCCGGGCCAGCTCCGCCACCGAGCTGTTCCGCTCCAGGATCGGCAGGACGCCGTTCTCGAAGAGGTCCAGGAAACGGCGGCTGGCCGCGGCAAAGGCGGCGGCCTGCTCCTTTTCCTTCTCGGTGTCGGCGATCTCCGCCGCCCGGGTCCAGGCCCGCTGGGCCTCCGCCTTGACCGCCGCCAGCTCCTCCCGGCCGGCAGCCAAGTCCCGGTTGATGATGGCATCGGCCATCACCCCGTAGGCCTCGTCCAGGCCCATGGCCATCTGCTGCGCCTCCAGGGCATGCTTGGCCCGGGTGGCAGCCTCTTCCTCCAGGTCATGGAGGCTCACCATTCGCAGGATCAGAAACAGGCTGATGGCGCCAAAGAGGATCACCACGCCCGCAAACCCCGCCCCCAGCTTGGCTCCGACCTTCATGTTCCCCATGATGGCCATGGTCCCCTCCCCCCGGGGGTCTCCCGGACACCTTGATGCCGTCCCTCCCCGGGCGCGGCTCAGCCGTGCAGGACAAATCCGACTCTCGCTTCCCAGGATAGGTCAAACGGTTGCGGGATTGCAAGGAGGGGAGCGACGGAGAACCGCGGCCGCCGTGCCACTGGCCAGGCCCCTTGTGAGGTGGCCGCGGCCATGCTAATGTGGGCTTCCCGCTGCCGGCCCGGGACGCCCCCCTGGCTCCGGCCGGCCGCCAAGGAGCGCCCATGGACGAGAAGACGATTCAGGACCACATCGGCCGCCGGGTGGAGGAGCGGCTGGCCCCGTTGTTCCGGCGCTACGGCATGCCAGCGGAGGATCTCGCCGCCTCCTTGCGCTGGCGTCCCATTGCCCTGGTCATCGGCAACTACTCCTCCGGCAAGTCCACCCTCATCAACGAGCTGTGCGGCCGGCCGATCCAGCGCACCGGCCAGGCGCCCACCGACGACTCCTTCACCATCCTCACTGCCCCGGAAGGAGACGGCCCGGAGGCCGAGATCCCCGGCGCCACCCTGATCAACGACGACCGCCTG
This genomic window contains:
- a CDS encoding chemotaxis protein CheW gives rise to the protein MSDTADSRQYLTFVLDSEIYALEIFKVREVLDFAPITKIPRMPEFLRGVINLRGGVITVVDLKRKFGMPGSERTRDTCIIIAEVTVDNETTIMGLLVDSVREVIDLEAAAIQPPPRMGTRLDTRFIKGMGRQDGEFIIILDIDLILSADEIAMAAAAAGHSAAAAEAPAAGS
- a CDS encoding methyl-accepting chemotaxis protein, coding for MAIMGNMKVGAKLGAGFAGVVILFGAISLFLILRMVSLHDLEEEAATRAKHALEAQQMAMGLDEAYGVMADAIINRDLAAGREELAAVKAEAQRAWTRAAEIADTEKEKEQAAAFAAASRRFLDLFENGVLPILERNSSVAELARDDQERIRALDSQIDQALAAADEPIQAIVASTLAESEEASRHFDEVAGTATRISIGLALLGVAVAVLFAVVITRLITRPVTAMVGHIRKVAGGDLTETVAVTSADEVGEMGSSLNRMVEDLSSIVRNIQQAAGHLASGSEQVSSAAQSLSQGAAEQSSNIEEVSSAMEEMNASVAQNADNARQTEAIARQAAADAEEGGEAVKEMAQAMRDVSEKILIIEEIARQTNLLALNAAIEAARAGEHGKGFAVVAVEVRKLAERSQASAQEIIALSKHSLAVTERTSGLIAEIVPGIRKTAELVQEIALASQEQARGVESVAKALEEVDKVVQQNSASSEEMASSSEEMASQAQALRTQIGFFRVAGSRRRPAAPAIKAERGGSGWGEEDRPVKALPGRGVELDLDEDGFEPMTGRVEG